A window of the Roseburia sp. 831b genome harbors these coding sequences:
- a CDS encoding LacI family DNA-binding transcriptional regulator — protein MATMKEIAQLAGVSRGTVDRVLNHRGAVNEDTRKKVLEIAELLKYQPNKAGIALAAQKKKLKIGILLFGIENPFFDEVLQGLHEKAAELSIYGCTILEKQIPYSLDAQLSAIEELLKEDIHGLILSPYNDPLIQEKIDALFDAGIPCVTLNTDISNSKRLTYVGSDFQKCGQIAGELLSLFTSDSAKIGIITGSNNVLCHEERIAGFRHYLTKTNSSMQILDIAENEDDDYKSFDVTKSFLEKYPDMTALYFTAGGVYGGCRAVLHAKKERALSIVTFDSVPSTIEMLKHNVISATITQQPKEQGALSLSILMDYLLYEKHPDSDCSYMELSIKTKECF, from the coding sequence ATGGCAACCATGAAAGAAATTGCACAGTTAGCCGGGGTCTCCCGTGGTACGGTAGACCGTGTTTTAAATCATCGTGGCGCTGTCAATGAAGATACAAGGAAAAAAGTTTTAGAGATTGCAGAGCTTTTAAAGTACCAGCCAAACAAGGCCGGAATCGCATTAGCCGCCCAGAAAAAGAAGCTTAAAATCGGCATCCTGCTCTTTGGAATTGAGAATCCTTTTTTTGACGAGGTCTTACAGGGGCTTCACGAAAAGGCGGCGGAACTTTCCATCTACGGATGCACAATTTTAGAAAAACAGATTCCTTATTCATTGGATGCACAGCTTTCTGCGATCGAGGAACTGCTTAAAGAGGACATTCACGGACTGATTCTCTCTCCGTACAACGATCCGCTTATCCAGGAAAAAATTGACGCTCTTTTTGACGCCGGAATTCCATGTGTTACCCTAAACACAGATATTTCCAATTCCAAACGGCTTACCTATGTCGGAAGCGATTTTCAAAAATGCGGACAGATTGCAGGCGAACTCCTCTCCCTCTTTACAAGCGATTCAGCGAAAATAGGAATTATTACTGGTTCTAACAATGTACTCTGCCACGAGGAACGCATTGCTGGATTCCGGCATTATCTGACAAAAACAAACTCTTCCATGCAAATTCTTGATATTGCCGAAAATGAGGATGATGATTATAAGAGTTTTGATGTCACAAAATCCTTTTTAGAAAAATACCCGGATATGACAGCACTCTATTTTACAGCCGGTGGTGTGTACGGAGGATGCCGTGCCGTCTTACACGCAAAAAAAGAACGTGCCTTGTCTATTGTGACGTTTGACTCCGTTCCTTCTACCATTGAGATGTTAAAACACAATGTCATTTCCGCTACCATCACGCAACAGCCAAAAGAACAGGGGGCTCTCTCCCTATCCATTCTAATGGATTATCTGTTGTATGAAAAACATCCCGATTCCGACTGCAGCTATATGGAATTATCCATCAAAACAAAAGAATGTTTTTAG
- a CDS encoding glycosyl hydrolase 53 family protein translates to MKKVWKRAASVAMAVSLLVGQSMAAQCAQEDTTGDATEIELKDAEFTGSFWDDGIWTVTPSTWDNASFDYYTYADDEWLTTGENQGDTCFKFWMGDGGTYTLTQEVTVQAGTYKVSSDFMGEDATVQLKVGDNLGEGNALEGYNSWVYGEDTFTVAEDTELEVGFYVTVEEGGYGYIDSISMVETSDENTDDTSKDDSSDDGDTAVESDLYVQKVKGMSDDFIEGVDVSSYLSEIESGVTYYDFDGNKLDEQGFFNLLADCGVNYVRLRVWNNPYGENGNGYGGGNNDLAKAVTMGQYATNAGMKVLIDFHYSDFWADPGKQVAPKAWADMALTEKTEALNTFTKESLNTLLDAGVDVGMVQIGNETNGQICGETNWANMSQLFNAGSSAVREVAKASGKEILVALHFANPETAGRYAGYAKNLDTYGVDYDVFASSYYPYWHGSTSNLTSVLSAIAETYGKKVMVAETSWAYTYEDGDGHTNTIYEGKTGIDIDYEVSVQGQAMELRSVMQAVADIGDAGIGMFYWEPAWIPVQVYDKDAADAATVLAENKTLWETYGSGWASSYSAEYDPDDAGLWYGGSAVDNQALFDFNGYPLESLKIFNYVKTGTKTPVKVTSVTAADVEAEAGDTVTLPKTATVNYNTGTTEEVAVSWSEEELKAAVAAGVGTYTISGKVTVEETEYDVTCQLTIKQKNLLLNGGFEDSDMSMWTLSDDCVARTKDNNKRSGSYSLKFWDSDAVSFTAEQKVTLNKGIYTLEAYVQGGDAGDDAAFELYAVNGDKTYTKETSVTSWQNWSNPVITDIEVTEDNTTIVVGAKVDAAAGAWGSWDDFYLYQSGEIKSDDADTDDSDKDDTTKDDTAKDDTSKDDTTKDDTTKDNTTKDDTTQNDTTKNDTTNDTTKDNTAKDDTTGNTGANNQVSGTVTDTATTSEQTFTEKVEQKIATASEGDTISIAVTSADETISADVFNAIKGKDITLSFTLDNGVVWKINGKTITDAKDISLGVTLDSGNIAKDVVDSIQDDGIKYTKQVSLDFDGEFGATATITIPLGMEGAGYYANLHYYNPTTGALEYMQTVKIGADGSAEFTFTHASDYVITVSETDLSKTSVDTGDHADMAGCILLILAGITMVGAAFVKTRKTLLI, encoded by the coding sequence ATGAAAAAGGTTTGGAAACGGGCAGCCAGTGTAGCAATGGCAGTATCCTTGCTGGTAGGTCAGTCGATGGCCGCACAGTGTGCGCAGGAGGATACAACGGGGGATGCAACAGAAATTGAGTTGAAAGATGCAGAATTTACAGGTTCCTTCTGGGATGATGGAATCTGGACGGTGACGCCGTCTACCTGGGATAATGCCAGCTTTGATTATTACACGTATGCAGATGATGAATGGCTCACAACCGGAGAGAATCAGGGAGATACCTGTTTTAAATTCTGGATGGGCGATGGTGGTACTTATACATTAACACAGGAAGTTACCGTTCAGGCAGGAACTTATAAAGTATCTTCTGATTTTATGGGAGAAGATGCGACTGTTCAGCTTAAAGTAGGTGATAACCTTGGGGAAGGAAATGCACTGGAAGGTTATAATTCCTGGGTTTACGGGGAAGACACTTTTACCGTGGCAGAGGACACAGAACTTGAAGTCGGATTCTATGTGACTGTGGAAGAAGGTGGATATGGTTATATTGATTCTATTTCAATGGTGGAGACATCGGATGAGAACACAGATGATACTTCAAAGGATGATTCATCCGATGATGGGGACACAGCAGTAGAATCAGACCTTTATGTGCAGAAAGTAAAGGGAATGAGTGATGATTTCATCGAGGGTGTGGATGTTTCTTCTTATCTTTCTGAAATTGAAAGTGGAGTTACCTACTATGACTTTGATGGAAATAAATTAGATGAGCAGGGATTTTTCAATTTACTGGCAGACTGCGGCGTAAACTATGTCCGTCTTCGTGTCTGGAATAATCCTTACGGTGAAAACGGAAATGGTTACGGCGGAGGAAATAATGACCTTGCCAAGGCAGTAACAATGGGACAGTATGCGACCAATGCCGGAATGAAAGTGCTGATTGACTTCCATTACTCTGATTTCTGGGCAGATCCAGGAAAACAGGTTGCACCGAAGGCATGGGCAGATATGGCTTTGACAGAAAAGACCGAGGCGCTCAACACATTTACCAAAGAGAGTTTAAATACATTACTTGACGCCGGCGTGGATGTTGGAATGGTTCAGATTGGAAATGAGACAAATGGACAGATTTGCGGGGAGACAAACTGGGCAAATATGAGTCAGCTTTTTAACGCAGGAAGCAGCGCAGTCAGAGAGGTGGCGAAAGCATCCGGAAAAGAGATTCTGGTTGCACTACACTTTGCAAATCCGGAAACCGCAGGACGTTATGCAGGTTATGCAAAAAATCTCGATACTTACGGTGTCGATTATGATGTGTTTGCATCTTCCTACTATCCATACTGGCATGGAAGTACAAGCAATTTAACGAGTGTGTTATCAGCAATTGCAGAGACGTATGGCAAAAAAGTCATGGTGGCAGAGACTTCCTGGGCTTACACCTATGAAGACGGAGATGGTCATACCAACACCATTTATGAAGGTAAAACAGGAATTGACATTGATTATGAAGTATCTGTTCAGGGACAGGCAATGGAGCTTCGTTCTGTGATGCAGGCAGTTGCAGATATTGGAGATGCCGGAATCGGTATGTTTTACTGGGAACCGGCATGGATTCCGGTTCAGGTGTATGATAAAGATGCAGCAGATGCCGCAACTGTTTTAGCAGAAAATAAAACACTTTGGGAGACTTACGGTTCCGGCTGGGCATCTTCTTATTCCGCAGAATATGACCCGGACGATGCCGGACTCTGGTATGGCGGTTCTGCCGTAGATAACCAGGCATTATTTGATTTTAACGGATATCCGCTGGAATCTTTAAAAATCTTTAATTATGTAAAAACAGGAACCAAGACACCGGTAAAAGTCACTTCCGTGACGGCGGCGGACGTTGAGGCAGAAGCAGGAGATACCGTAACACTTCCAAAGACTGCAACCGTCAACTATAACACCGGTACAACAGAGGAAGTAGCAGTCAGCTGGAGCGAAGAGGAATTAAAAGCTGCAGTGGCAGCCGGAGTCGGCACTTACACGATTTCCGGAAAAGTGACCGTAGAAGAAACAGAATACGACGTAACCTGTCAGCTTACCATCAAACAGAAAAACTTGTTATTGAATGGTGGCTTTGAGGACAGCGATATGAGCATGTGGACACTTTCCGATGATTGTGTGGCACGTACCAAAGATAACAACAAAAGAAGCGGAAGTTACAGCTTAAAGTTCTGGGATTCCGACGCTGTTTCCTTTACCGCAGAACAGAAAGTTACATTAAATAAGGGTATTTATACGTTAGAAGCCTATGTGCAGGGCGGAGATGCCGGAGATGATGCAGCGTTTGAACTGTATGCAGTAAACGGTGACAAGACATACACGAAAGAAACATCTGTTACAAGCTGGCAGAACTGGAGCAATCCTGTTATCACAGACATTGAAGTGACGGAAGATAATACAACGATTGTTGTAGGAGCAAAAGTAGATGCCGCAGCAGGTGCATGGGGTTCCTGGGATGATTTCTATCTGTACCAGAGTGGCGAAATCAAGTCGGACGATGCAGATACAGACGATTCCGATAAGGACGACACAACCAAGGACGATACAGCAAAAGACGATACAAGTAAAGACGATACGACCAAGGATGATACCACAAAAGACAATACTACAAAAGATGATACAACCCAAAATGATACAACCAAAAATGACACAACAAACGACACCACAAAAGACAATACAGCTAAGGATGACACAACAGGCAACACCGGAGCAAACAATCAGGTAAGCGGAACTGTGACAGACACAGCAACAACATCGGAGCAGACATTTACAGAAAAAGTGGAACAAAAGATTGCGACAGCTTCCGAGGGAGATACCATTTCCATTGCAGTGACATCCGCAGACGAAACGATTTCGGCTGATGTTTTCAATGCTATTAAAGGAAAAGATATTACACTAAGCTTTACATTAGACAATGGTGTGGTCTGGAAGATAAATGGAAAAACTATCACAGATGCAAAAGATATTTCACTTGGAGTGACGTTAGACAGTGGCAATATCGCTAAGGATGTGGTAGATTCCATTCAGGATGATGGAATAAAATACACAAAACAGGTGTCTCTTGATTTTGATGGGGAATTTGGAGCAACAGCAACGATTACGATTCCGCTTGGAATGGAAGGTGCCGGTTATTATGCAAATCTGCATTACTACAATCCAACGACCGGTGCGTTAGAATATATGCAGACCGTAAAAATCGGGGCAGATGGAAGTGCAGAATTTACCTTTACACATGCTTCTGATTATGTCATTACCGTAAGTGAGACCGATTTGTCAAAGACTTCTGTCGATACCGGGGATCATGCAGACATGGCAGGTTGTATCCTGTTGATTCTTGCTGGCATTACAATGGTTGGTGCCGCTTTTGTCAAAACAAGAAAAACGTTGCTAATTTAG
- a CDS encoding L-fucose/L-arabinose isomerase family protein, which yields MNNIPKVKVGIVAVSRDCFPESLSVDRRKALVKAYTDKYDAADIYECPICIVESEIHMVQALEDIQKAGCNALCVYLGNFGSEISETLLAKHFEGSKMFVAAAEETQDNLIQGRGDAYCGMLNASYNLKLRNVGAYIPEYPVGDAEDCADMIHEFLPIARAVDGLSKLKIISFGPRPTNFLACNAPIQQLYNLGVEIEENSELDLFEAFNKHAGDKRIPAVVADMEKELGAGNKKPEILSKLAQYELTLLDWVEAHKGYREYVAIAGKCWPAFQTQFGFVPCYVNSRLTGRGIPVSCEVDIYGVLSEFIGTCVSEDAVTLLDINNSVPKDMYKESIEGKFNYKHTDTFMGFHCGNTCSSKLSFHEMKYQMIMARSLPIEVTNGTLEGDIIPGDITFFRLQSTSDNKLRAYVAQGEVLPVATRSFGAIGVFAIPEMGRFYRHVLIEKNYPHHGAVAFGHYGKALFDVFKYLGVPMEDINFNQPSGMMYPTENPF from the coding sequence ATGAATAACATCCCAAAAGTAAAAGTAGGAATCGTAGCAGTATCAAGAGACTGCTTCCCGGAATCATTATCCGTTGACAGAAGAAAAGCTTTGGTAAAAGCATACACAGACAAATATGACGCAGCTGACATCTACGAATGTCCAATTTGTATCGTGGAGAGCGAAATTCATATGGTGCAGGCGTTAGAGGACATCCAAAAAGCAGGCTGTAACGCACTTTGCGTTTACCTTGGAAACTTTGGATCTGAGATTTCAGAGACTCTGCTTGCAAAACATTTTGAAGGATCAAAGATGTTTGTGGCAGCAGCCGAAGAGACACAGGATAACCTTATTCAGGGACGTGGTGATGCATACTGTGGTATGTTAAACGCAAGCTATAACTTAAAGTTAAGAAATGTAGGTGCTTATATTCCAGAGTATCCGGTTGGAGATGCCGAGGACTGCGCCGATATGATTCATGAATTTTTGCCAATCGCAAGAGCAGTTGATGGTTTATCCAAATTAAAAATTATTTCTTTTGGACCAAGACCAACCAACTTTTTGGCTTGTAACGCACCAATCCAACAGTTATATAACTTAGGTGTTGAGATTGAAGAAAATTCCGAGTTAGACCTTTTTGAAGCATTCAACAAGCATGCCGGAGATAAAAGAATCCCTGCTGTTGTAGCAGATATGGAAAAAGAATTAGGTGCCGGCAATAAGAAACCGGAGATTTTATCCAAATTAGCACAGTATGAATTGACCTTATTAGACTGGGTAGAAGCACACAAAGGTTATCGTGAGTATGTTGCCATCGCCGGAAAATGCTGGCCTGCATTCCAGACACAGTTTGGTTTTGTTCCATGCTATGTCAACAGCCGTCTGACCGGAAGAGGAATCCCGGTATCCTGTGAAGTGGATATCTATGGCGTATTAAGCGAGTTTATCGGAACCTGCGTCAGCGAAGATGCCGTTACTTTATTAGATATCAATAACTCCGTACCAAAGGATATGTACAAAGAATCCATCGAAGGAAAATTCAACTACAAACATACAGATACTTTTATGGGATTCCACTGTGGAAATACCTGTTCAAGCAAGTTATCCTTCCACGAGATGAAATATCAGATGATTATGGCAAGAAGCCTTCCAATCGAAGTGACAAACGGAACCTTAGAGGGAGATATTATTCCTGGAGACATCACATTCTTCCGCTTACAGTCAACATCCGATAACAAGCTCCGCGCTTACGTGGCACAGGGAGAGGTGCTTCCGGTTGCAACACGTTCCTTTGGCGCCATCGGCGTATTTGCAATCCCGGAAATGGGAAGATTCTATCGCCACGTACTGATTGAGAAGAACTATCCGCATCACGGAGCCGTAGCATTCGGCCATTACGGAAAAGCACTGTTTGACGTATTCAAATATTTAGGGGTTCCGATGGAAGACATCAACTTCAACCAGCCGTCAGGCATGATGTATCCAACGGAAAATCCATTCTAA
- the xylB gene encoding xylulokinase → MFYIGIDLGTSSVKLLLMDDNGKVRNIVSREYPLFFPHPGWSEQRPQDWYKESIEGVKELLQGFDAKKVAGISFGGQMHGLVVLDEKDEVIRPAILWNDGRTTKECDYLNQTIGKEKLSEYAANIAFTGFTAPKILWMRENEPENFKRIKKIMLPKDYLAYKLTGTFCTDVSDASGMLLLDVKNRRWSDEMCEICHITKEMLPKVYESYECVGTVKPEIAEELGLTANVKVAAGAGDNAAAAVATGTVGDGKCNISLGTSGTIFVSSKKFGVDENNALHAFCDANGAYHLMGCMLSAASCNKWWNDEILQTKDYAKEQEQIKKLGENHVYYLPYLMGERSPYNNPNARATFIGMTMDTTRADMTQAVLEGVAFALRDSFEVAKKLGLKIERTKICGGGAKSPLWKKMIANILNIKVDVLETEEGPSLGGAMLAAVACGAYENVEQAATQIVKVVETIEPEPELAAKYEARYQQYRNIYPACKNLFDKII, encoded by the coding sequence ATGTTTTACATTGGAATTGATTTGGGGACATCCTCAGTGAAGCTGTTGCTGATGGATGATAACGGAAAAGTCCGAAACATTGTATCGAGAGAATATCCTCTTTTTTTCCCACATCCAGGATGGTCAGAGCAAAGACCGCAGGATTGGTACAAAGAGAGCATCGAAGGTGTGAAGGAATTATTACAGGGATTTGATGCGAAGAAAGTAGCCGGAATCAGCTTTGGCGGACAGATGCATGGCCTTGTCGTTTTAGATGAAAAGGACGAGGTGATTCGCCCGGCAATTCTTTGGAATGACGGAAGAACCACAAAAGAATGTGATTATTTGAACCAGACCATTGGAAAAGAAAAGCTATCCGAGTACGCAGCAAACATTGCATTTACCGGGTTTACAGCGCCAAAGATTCTCTGGATGCGGGAAAATGAGCCGGAGAATTTTAAGCGAATCAAGAAAATCATGCTGCCAAAAGATTATCTGGCATACAAATTAACCGGGACATTTTGTACCGATGTGTCGGATGCGTCCGGCATGCTGCTTCTCGATGTCAAGAATCGGAGATGGTCGGATGAAATGTGCGAAATCTGCCATATCACAAAGGAAATGCTGCCAAAGGTCTATGAAAGCTATGAATGTGTCGGAACGGTAAAACCTGAGATTGCAGAAGAACTTGGTCTGACTGCAAATGTAAAAGTAGCAGCCGGTGCAGGAGATAACGCCGCAGCCGCAGTTGCGACCGGTACCGTCGGCGATGGAAAGTGTAACATTTCGCTTGGCACAAGTGGAACGATTTTTGTTTCCTCGAAGAAGTTTGGTGTGGACGAAAATAACGCACTTCATGCATTCTGCGATGCAAACGGAGCCTATCATCTGATGGGCTGCATGTTATCCGCCGCATCCTGCAACAAATGGTGGAACGATGAGATTTTGCAGACAAAAGATTATGCGAAGGAGCAGGAGCAGATAAAAAAACTTGGCGAGAACCACGTTTACTATCTTCCATACTTAATGGGAGAGCGTTCCCCTTATAACAATCCGAACGCAAGAGCTACGTTTATCGGCATGACGATGGACACGACAAGAGCAGACATGACACAGGCAGTGTTAGAAGGTGTGGCATTTGCCTTAAGAGATTCTTTTGAGGTTGCCAAGAAATTAGGACTTAAAATTGAGCGGACCAAAATCTGCGGTGGTGGTGCGAAAAGCCCGCTTTGGAAGAAAATGATTGCAAACATCTTAAATATCAAGGTGGATGTGTTAGAGACAGAAGAAGGACCGTCTCTAGGTGGAGCGATGCTTGCCGCAGTTGCATGCGGTGCCTACGAAAATGTAGAGCAGGCAGCCACACAGATTGTAAAAGTGGTCGAGACCATCGAGCCGGAACCGGAGCTTGCCGCAAAATATGAGGCAAGGTATCAGCAGTACCGCAACATCTATCCGGCATGCAAGAATTTGTTTGATAAGATTATATAA
- a CDS encoding 4Fe-4S dicluster domain-containing protein: protein MYADENVIKIKHDVLHEVARLAFAGELDEKKEYIAMELIPGPAAQFRCCIYKEREIIRQRVRLAEGKAPGPVDDGNVIQVISSACEDCPISSYTVTENCQNCLGKACINACKFGAIEPGRHRSHIDPAKCKECGKCAQACPYNAIAHLKRPCKFSCPVNAITYDEYGISVIDEKKCIRCGKCIHSCPFGAIGSKTSIVDVIEALKSNKKVYAMAAPATEGQFGADITMNSWKQAMKEVGFDGFIEVGLGGDMTAAYEAEEWAEAYKEGKKKVTSCCPAFVNMVRKHFPELADNISTTISPMCAVSRMVKAKDPDAVTVFIGPCVAKKSEVADQKIDGNADYVLTYSEIRAIMSAKNVILKPDENNYQESSIYGKRFAQSGGVTAAVLQSLKESEDEIDAKVCQCNGAAECKKALLLMKAGRLQEDFIEGMVCEGGCVGGPSSYNDPITSKKNRESLLNQADERGIHENLTHYEMDSFSMHRE, encoded by the coding sequence ATGTATGCTGACGAAAATGTAATTAAAATTAAACATGATGTACTTCATGAGGTGGCGCGCCTTGCATTCGCCGGTGAATTGGATGAGAAGAAAGAGTACATAGCGATGGAACTGATTCCAGGACCAGCTGCACAGTTCCGCTGCTGTATTTACAAAGAGCGTGAGATTATCAGACAGAGAGTCAGACTTGCAGAAGGCAAGGCTCCAGGACCAGTCGATGATGGAAATGTAATTCAGGTAATCAGTTCTGCCTGTGAAGACTGTCCAATCTCAAGTTACACAGTAACAGAGAACTGCCAGAACTGTCTTGGAAAAGCATGTATCAATGCATGTAAGTTTGGTGCAATTGAGCCGGGACGTCATCGTTCCCATATCGATCCTGCAAAATGTAAAGAGTGTGGAAAATGTGCCCAGGCCTGTCCATACAATGCAATCGCTCATTTGAAGAGACCTTGTAAGTTCAGTTGTCCGGTTAATGCGATTACATATGATGAATATGGAATTTCTGTGATTGACGAAAAGAAATGCATCCGTTGTGGAAAATGTATCCATAGCTGTCCATTCGGTGCAATCGGTTCTAAGACTTCTATCGTAGATGTTATCGAGGCATTAAAATCGAATAAGAAAGTATATGCAATGGCTGCTCCTGCAACAGAGGGACAGTTTGGTGCTGACATTACAATGAACAGCTGGAAACAGGCGATGAAAGAAGTTGGATTTGACGGATTCATCGAAGTAGGTCTTGGCGGAGATATGACAGCTGCCTATGAAGCAGAAGAATGGGCAGAAGCTTACAAAGAAGGAAAGAAGAAAGTGACATCCTGCTGTCCTGCATTTGTAAATATGGTTAGAAAACACTTCCCAGAGTTGGCAGATAATATTTCAACTACCATTTCTCCAATGTGTGCAGTTTCCCGTATGGTAAAAGCAAAAGATCCAGATGCCGTAACTGTATTCATCGGACCATGTGTTGCAAAAAAATCAGAAGTGGCAGACCAGAAGATTGATGGAAATGCAGACTATGTATTAACATACAGCGAGATTCGCGCCATCATGAGTGCAAAGAATGTCATCTTAAAACCAGATGAAAATAATTACCAGGAATCTTCCATCTATGGAAAGAGATTTGCTCAGTCCGGTGGTGTTACAGCTGCTGTATTACAGAGTTTAAAAGAATCTGAAGATGAAATCGACGCTAAAGTATGTCAGTGTAATGGTGCTGCAGAATGTAAGAAAGCATTGCTTCTTATGAAAGCAGGAAGATTACAGGAAGACTTTATCGAAGGTATGGTTTGTGAAGGCGGATGTGTTGGCGGACCAAGCTCCTACAATGATCCAATTACTTCCAAGAAGAATCGTGAAAGCTTGTTAAATCAGGCAGACGAACGTGGAATTCATGAAAACTTAACTCATTATGAGATGGATTCCTTCTCCATGCATCGTGAATAA